Proteins co-encoded in one Terriglobales bacterium genomic window:
- a CDS encoding UvrD-helicase domain-containing protein codes for MALLDDLNPRQREAVEATEGPLLILAGAGSGKTRVITYRIAHLIENLGVAADSILAVTFTNKAAAEMAARVEQLVGGHTLARPLISTFHSFCVRVLRRDIEALGEGYRKDFVIYDEDDQESVLKAAMKRLGLDAKQMPPRGVLARISWAKNHMRDPQDVFLGSSDPRAERTAQLYDVYQKELKKANALDFDDLLLVAERLLRERPEVLAQYHRRFRYLLIDEYQDTNRPQYLLMRLLATAHHNVCVVGDEDQSIYSWRGADIRNILEFEDDFPEARVIRLEQNYRSTENILDAASAVVANNVKRKGKTLWTARQGGARLGFYEAPDGENEALFVADCMARYLQEAATSGDGEPRAAVLYRTNSQSRLLEEAMRRYQIAYQVVGGFSFYERAEIKDLVAYLKLIHNLSDSVALLRVINTPPRGIGKTTVETLERLALETGMALWDAVGEAIEQRLLPPRALSALAAFRKLIEQGRVMFEGKGNDGDTETQENSTAASVADLLKFLIDQTAYIKQLEEEGTPEAFSRVENLRELVNAAMDSRDRGETLGEFLDHAALVSDTDTYDPRGRVTLMTLHSAKGLEFALVFLIGMEEGLFPHSRTLLDPDQLEEERRLCYVGMTRAMDRLILTRALYRRRYGTELPEASLPSRFLDEVPPKLLEDLGSPARSRGERRPSEAQYDYAYSQEVAEDWDSPRRSRRPRPPAYSGPTYNSIENIAEFFASRGRKFTLPKEGTKLAAEPTGKRGFRPGQRVRHPKYGEGTVYKREGEGEDAKITVQFPGFGLKKLVEKFAQLTKA; via the coding sequence GTGGCGCTGCTCGACGACCTGAACCCGCGCCAGCGCGAGGCTGTGGAAGCCACCGAGGGGCCGCTGTTGATCCTGGCGGGCGCGGGCAGCGGCAAGACGCGCGTCATCACCTATCGCATTGCGCACCTGATCGAGAACCTGGGCGTAGCCGCCGACTCCATCCTGGCCGTCACCTTCACCAACAAGGCGGCGGCCGAGATGGCGGCACGCGTGGAGCAACTGGTGGGCGGGCACACCCTGGCCCGGCCGCTGATCTCCACCTTCCACTCGTTCTGCGTGCGCGTATTGCGCCGCGACATCGAAGCCTTGGGCGAGGGTTATCGCAAAGACTTCGTCATCTATGACGAAGACGACCAGGAATCGGTGCTGAAGGCGGCCATGAAGCGCCTGGGCCTCGATGCCAAGCAGATGCCGCCGCGCGGCGTGCTGGCGCGCATCTCCTGGGCGAAGAACCACATGCGCGACCCGCAGGATGTGTTCCTGGGTTCGTCCGACCCGCGCGCCGAGCGCACCGCCCAACTCTACGACGTCTATCAGAAGGAATTGAAGAAGGCCAACGCGCTCGATTTCGACGATCTGCTGCTGGTGGCCGAGCGGCTGCTGCGCGAGCGTCCGGAAGTGCTGGCGCAGTACCACCGTCGCTTCCGCTACCTGCTGATCGACGAATATCAGGACACCAACCGCCCCCAGTATCTGCTGATGCGCTTGCTGGCCACGGCTCACCACAACGTCTGCGTCGTCGGCGACGAAGACCAGTCCATCTATTCCTGGCGCGGCGCCGACATTCGCAACATCCTGGAGTTCGAGGACGATTTTCCTGAAGCCAGGGTCATCCGTTTGGAACAGAACTATCGCTCGACCGAGAACATTCTGGACGCGGCCTCGGCCGTCGTGGCCAACAACGTCAAGCGCAAGGGCAAGACGCTGTGGACGGCGCGGCAGGGCGGCGCGCGCCTGGGCTTCTACGAAGCCCCCGACGGCGAGAATGAAGCGCTGTTCGTCGCCGACTGCATGGCGCGATACCTGCAAGAGGCAGCCACGAGCGGGGATGGCGAGCCGCGCGCGGCGGTCCTCTACCGCACCAACTCGCAGTCGCGGTTGCTGGAAGAAGCCATGCGCCGCTACCAGATCGCCTACCAGGTGGTGGGCGGTTTTTCCTTCTACGAGCGCGCCGAGATCAAGGACCTCGTCGCCTATCTCAAGCTCATTCATAACCTCAGCGATTCGGTGGCGCTGCTGCGGGTGATCAACACGCCGCCGCGCGGCATCGGCAAGACCACGGTCGAGACCTTGGAGCGGCTGGCGCTCGAGACCGGCATGGCGCTGTGGGACGCCGTCGGGGAAGCCATCGAGCAACGCCTGCTGCCGCCGCGCGCGCTCAGCGCGCTGGCCGCTTTCCGCAAGCTGATCGAGCAGGGGCGGGTGATGTTCGAAGGCAAGGGAAACGACGGAGACACGGAGACACAGGAAAATTCGACAGCGGCTTCCGTTGCCGACCTGTTGAAGTTCCTGATCGACCAGACGGCGTACATCAAGCAACTGGAAGAAGAGGGCACGCCGGAAGCGTTCTCACGCGTGGAGAACCTGCGCGAATTGGTGAACGCCGCCATGGACTCGCGCGATCGCGGCGAGACCCTGGGCGAATTCCTGGACCACGCCGCGCTGGTCAGCGACACCGATACCTACGATCCCCGGGGCCGCGTGACGCTGATGACGCTGCACTCGGCCAAGGGGCTGGAGTTCGCACTGGTCTTTCTCATCGGCATGGAGGAAGGGCTGTTCCCGCACTCGCGCACGCTGCTCGATCCCGACCAGCTCGAAGAAGAGCGACGCCTCTGTTACGTGGGTATGACGCGCGCCATGGACCGGCTCATTCTGACGCGGGCGCTGTATCGCCGCCGCTACGGCACCGAATTGCCCGAGGCCAGCCTGCCGTCGCGCTTCCTGGACGAAGTGCCGCCCAAGCTGCTGGAAGACCTGGGTTCGCCGGCCCGCAGCCGGGGCGAGCGGCGCCCATCCGAAGCGCAATACGACTACGCCTATTCGCAGGAGGTCGCGGAGGACTGGGACTCGCCGCGGCGCAGCCGTCGTCCACGGCCGCCGGCTTACTCCGGGCCCACCTACAACTCCATCGAGAACATCGCCGAGTTCTTCGCTTCGCGCGGCAGAAAATTCACGCTGCCGAAGGAGGGGACGAAGCTCGCTGCCGAGCCCACCGGCAAGCGCGGCTTCCGCCCGGGACAGCGCGTGCGTCATCCCAAGTACGGCGAGGGCACGGTCTACAAGCGCGAAGGAGAAGGCGAGGACGCCAAGATTACGGTACAATTCCCCGGCTTTGGCCTGAAGAAGCTGGTGGAGAAGTTCGCGCAGCTTACCAAGGCCTGA
- a CDS encoding amino acid permease — protein MALASLGIGAVIGTGIFTVIGTAIAGQKFEAQSVLHAPLLEYLIYGSPTFGRPGAGPAIALSFLLVGVVCAFAALCYAELASMIPIAGSAYTYTYATMGELVAWIIGWDLILEYAVSNMAVGVGFSEHLVNLGDLVGVHFSPRWTYPAYLPSGSEHFDPGWHFGFNIPVFLTLMVLTMVLVRGIRESSETNNVMVALKIMAILVFVGFTARFVSSENYTPFAPNGWPGVLTGGAIIFFTYIGFDSVSTAAEETRNPKRDLPIGIIATLVICTVLYLGVAVVLTGIAHWETLGNAAPVVNELKRLNLPWVRTVVLFGAMMGMLSSLLVFQLGQARVWFAMSRDGLLPKAFGKVHAKYRTPHVSTWVAGLVVGIPGGLLDIGTLADLSNIGTLFAFVLVAIGVLVLRYRDPDRPRGFRAPGGPFAPIMTILCCLLLMAGLPIMNWIRFFIWLAIGLVIYIVYSRRHSEFARLK, from the coding sequence GTGGCCCTGGCCTCGCTGGGCATCGGGGCGGTGATCGGTACCGGCATCTTCACCGTCATCGGCACCGCCATAGCCGGCCAGAAGTTCGAGGCGCAGTCGGTGCTGCACGCGCCGCTGCTCGAGTACCTGATCTACGGCTCGCCCACCTTCGGCCGTCCCGGCGCCGGGCCGGCCATTGCGCTCTCCTTCCTGCTGGTCGGCGTGGTCTGCGCGTTCGCCGCGCTGTGCTACGCCGAACTGGCCTCCATGATCCCCATCGCCGGCAGCGCCTACACCTACACCTACGCCACCATGGGCGAACTGGTGGCCTGGATCATCGGCTGGGACCTGATCCTGGAATACGCCGTCAGCAACATGGCTGTGGGCGTGGGCTTTTCCGAGCACCTGGTGAACCTTGGGGACCTGGTGGGCGTCCACTTCTCGCCGCGCTGGACCTACCCTGCCTACCTGCCCTCGGGCAGTGAGCACTTTGACCCCGGCTGGCACTTCGGTTTCAACATTCCCGTGTTCCTCACGCTGATGGTGCTGACCATGGTGCTGGTGCGCGGCATCCGCGAGTCGTCGGAAACCAACAACGTGATGGTGGCCCTGAAGATCATGGCCATCCTGGTGTTCGTGGGCTTCACCGCGCGCTTCGTGAGTTCCGAAAACTACACGCCCTTCGCGCCCAATGGATGGCCGGGAGTGCTCACCGGCGGCGCCATCATCTTCTTCACCTACATCGGCTTCGATTCGGTCTCGACGGCGGCCGAGGAGACGCGTAATCCCAAGCGCGACCTGCCCATCGGCATCATCGCCACACTGGTGATCTGTACCGTGCTCTATCTGGGTGTGGCCGTGGTGCTCACCGGCATCGCGCACTGGGAAACGCTGGGCAACGCCGCCCCGGTGGTGAACGAATTGAAGCGATTGAACCTGCCCTGGGTGCGCACCGTTGTGCTGTTCGGCGCCATGATGGGCATGCTCTCGTCGCTCCTGGTCTTCCAGCTGGGCCAGGCGCGGGTGTGGTTCGCCATGTCACGCGACGGCCTGCTGCCCAAGGCCTTCGGCAAAGTGCACGCCAAGTACCGCACGCCACACGTCTCCACCTGGGTGGCAGGACTGGTGGTCGGCATTCCCGGAGGACTGCTGGACATCGGCACCCTCGCCGACCTGTCGAACATCGGCACGCTCTTCGCCTTCGTGCTGGTAGCCATCGGAGTGCTGGTGCTGCGCTACCGCGATCCCGACCGCCCGCGTGGCTTTCGCGCTCCCGGAGGGCCGTTTGCGCCCATCATGACCATCCTCTGCTGCCTGCTGCTGATGGCCGGGCTGCCCATCATGAACTGGATCCGGTTTTTCATCTGGCTGGCCATCGGCCTGGTGATTTACATCGTGTACAGCCGGCGGCACAGCGAGTTCGCCAGGCTGAAATAG